Proteins from a single region of Segatella copri:
- the sufB gene encoding Fe-S cluster assembly protein SufB, with the protein MAEIEKEQNQVVKDVIDQKYEYGFTTDVHTEIIEKGLNEDVVRLISQKKGEPDWMLEFRLKAYNYWKTLKEPKWGHVHVPPIDYQEISYYADPLAKKPKNKEIDPELEKTFDKLGIPLEERLALSGTAVDAIMDSVSVKTTFKEKLREKGVIFCSIGEAVKEHPDLVREYLGTVVPYRDNFYAALNSCVFSDGSFVYIPKGVRCPMELSSYFRINARNTGQFERTLIIADDDAYVSYLEGCTAPMRDENQLHAAIVEIIVKDNAEVKYSTVQNWYPGDEHGKGGVLNLVTKRGDLRGVNSKLSWTQVETGSAITWKYPSCILRGDNSVAEFYSVAVTNNYQEADTGTKMIHMGKNTKSTIISKGISAGHSQNSYRGLVRATSNADNARNYSSCDSLLLGSDCGAHTFPYMDAHNDTAVFEHEATTSKISEDQLFYCNQRGIPTEEAVGLIVNGYAKDVLNKLPMEFAVEAQKLLSVSLEGTVG; encoded by the coding sequence ATGGCAGAAATAGAGAAAGAACAGAATCAGGTTGTCAAGGATGTGATAGACCAGAAATACGAGTATGGTTTTACCACCGATGTACATACTGAAATCATAGAAAAGGGTCTCAACGAGGATGTTGTGCGCCTGATCTCGCAGAAGAAGGGAGAGCCAGACTGGATGCTCGAATTTCGTCTGAAAGCCTACAATTACTGGAAGACGCTAAAGGAGCCAAAGTGGGGACACGTTCACGTGCCACCTATTGACTACCAGGAGATTTCATACTATGCCGACCCTTTGGCAAAGAAGCCAAAAAACAAGGAGATTGATCCTGAGTTGGAGAAAACATTCGACAAACTCGGTATTCCTCTGGAGGAGCGTCTGGCTTTGAGCGGTACCGCCGTAGATGCCATCATGGACTCTGTGTCGGTAAAGACTACTTTCAAGGAGAAACTCCGTGAGAAGGGCGTCATCTTCTGCAGTATCGGTGAGGCTGTGAAGGAGCATCCTGATCTGGTAAGAGAATATTTGGGAACCGTAGTTCCTTATCGTGATAACTTTTATGCAGCCTTGAACAGTTGTGTTTTCAGTGATGGCTCATTCGTTTATATTCCTAAGGGCGTCCGCTGTCCGATGGAGTTGAGCAGTTACTTCCGCATCAATGCCCGTAACACCGGTCAGTTTGAGCGTACATTGATCATCGCCGATGATGATGCCTACGTTTCTTACCTGGAGGGATGTACAGCGCCAATGCGTGATGAGAACCAGCTCCATGCGGCTATCGTAGAGATTATCGTCAAGGATAATGCTGAGGTGAAGTACTCTACCGTTCAGAACTGGTATCCTGGTGATGAGCATGGTAAGGGTGGTGTGCTGAACCTGGTAACCAAGCGAGGCGACTTGCGCGGTGTGAACTCTAAGTTGAGCTGGACTCAGGTAGAGACGGGTTCTGCGATTACCTGGAAGTATCCTTCCTGTATCTTGCGTGGCGACAACTCTGTAGCTGAGTTCTACAGCGTAGCTGTTACCAACAACTATCAGGAGGCTGATACCGGTACCAAGATGATTCACATGGGTAAGAACACCAAGAGTACCATCATCTCTAAAGGTATCTCGGCTGGTCATAGCCAGAACTCCTATCGTGGTCTGGTTCGTGCCACATCCAATGCCGACAATGCACGCAATTACAGTTCCTGCGACTCTTTGTTGCTGGGTAGCGATTGTGGAGCGCATACCTTCCCATATATGGATGCCCATAACGATACAGCCGTGTTCGAACATGAGGCAACCACCTCGAAGATTTCAGAAGACCAGCTCTTCTATTGCAATCAGCGAGGTATTCCTACCGAGGAGGCTGTCGGCTTGATCGTAAATGGTTATGCCAAGGATGTGCTCAACAAGTTGCCTATGGAGTTTGCCGTTGAGGCACAGAAACTCCTGAGTGTTTCACTCGAAGGAACCGTAGGATAG
- the infB gene encoding translation initiation factor IF-2 — protein MSIRLNKALRELNIGLQTAVEFLEKRKDLGDVKAEPSFKLTDQQYKALNDAFSQDREVRDQAEKLFTKKAKDKKRAPEQKDNRAESLLESNGQQQYKPLGKIDLDNIGKKPAAESVAEKPETAAVSPEQKKDAPKAEQKKEQKPQQASQHKQQMKQENHQKSQQSNAQMNKQNAPQGKKEHHHAKNETAQHSAGAADNSVFTLKSEKKFTANEPKVLGKIDLSSLNQSTRPKKKTKEERRKEREEKMAQQHNERKKRVRINKERVDINAEAKNNSGGNGNNGGNNKKNKNRNRNNNNNNRGNNNNRGNQRQIEVDDEAVARQVKETLARLTSKSQNKKGAKYRKEKREAVQEKLQDQARQEQKESKTLKLTEFVTVSELATMMDISVTQVISTLMGVGIMVSINQRLDAETINMVAEEFGFKTEYVSAEVQEAVSEEEDDENDLVPRAPIVTVMGHVDHGKTSLLDYIRNTNVIAGEAGGITQHIGAYSVTLKSGRKVTFLDTPGHEAFTAMRARGAQATDIAIIIIAADDSVMPTTKEAIAHAQAAGVPMVFAINKIDKPGANPDRIREDLANMNLLVEEWGGKYQCQEISAKKGIGVHDLLDKVLLEADMLDLKANPNRRATGTIIESSLDKGRGYVSTVLVANGTLKVGDIVLAGTSWGRVKAMFNERNVNIKSAAPAEPAIILGLNGAPTAGDQFHVIETEQEAREIANKREQLQREQGLRTQKRLTLGDISHRIARGEFHELNVIVKGDTDGSVEALSDSFIKLSTEKVQVNVVNKAVGQISENDVMLASASDAVIVGFQVRPSADARKAADREGVEINTYSIIYDAIDDIKSAMVGMLDKVKKEIVTGQVEVKQTFKISKVGTIAGGLVTEGKVHAKDKARVIRDGIVIRTAEIGALKRYKDDVKEVVTGMECGLSLVNYNDIQEGDVIETFTEIEVEQKL, from the coding sequence ATGAGCATCAGATTAAATAAAGCACTACGTGAATTAAATATAGGACTTCAGACGGCAGTTGAATTCCTAGAGAAAAGAAAAGACCTGGGAGATGTCAAGGCAGAACCGAGCTTCAAACTCACCGACCAGCAATATAAGGCATTGAATGATGCCTTCAGTCAGGACAGAGAGGTTCGTGATCAGGCTGAGAAACTCTTTACCAAAAAAGCAAAAGATAAGAAGCGTGCGCCAGAGCAGAAGGACAATCGCGCTGAAAGCTTGTTGGAGTCTAATGGACAGCAGCAGTATAAGCCGCTGGGAAAGATTGACTTGGACAATATCGGTAAGAAGCCTGCTGCAGAGTCTGTTGCGGAAAAGCCTGAGACTGCTGCCGTCAGTCCTGAGCAGAAGAAAGACGCTCCTAAGGCTGAGCAAAAGAAGGAACAGAAGCCACAACAGGCTTCTCAGCATAAACAGCAAATGAAACAGGAAAATCATCAGAAATCACAGCAGTCAAACGCTCAGATGAATAAGCAGAATGCTCCTCAGGGAAAGAAAGAGCATCATCATGCTAAGAATGAAACTGCACAGCATTCTGCTGGCGCAGCAGACAACAGCGTGTTTACTCTCAAGAGTGAGAAGAAGTTTACTGCTAATGAGCCTAAGGTGTTGGGCAAGATAGATTTGTCTTCCCTCAACCAGAGCACTCGTCCTAAGAAGAAAACCAAGGAGGAGCGCCGCAAGGAACGTGAGGAGAAAATGGCTCAACAGCACAATGAGCGCAAAAAGCGTGTTCGTATCAACAAAGAACGTGTTGACATCAATGCTGAAGCTAAGAATAATAGCGGAGGTAATGGCAACAACGGCGGTAATAACAAGAAGAACAAAAACCGCAACAGAAATAATAACAATAATAATCGCGGCAATAATAACAACCGCGGCAACCAGCGTCAGATCGAGGTTGATGACGAGGCTGTAGCACGCCAGGTTAAGGAGACTCTTGCACGTTTGACCAGCAAGAGTCAGAACAAGAAGGGTGCTAAGTACCGTAAGGAGAAGCGTGAGGCTGTTCAGGAGAAGTTGCAGGATCAGGCTCGTCAGGAGCAGAAGGAAAGCAAGACCCTGAAACTTACTGAGTTCGTTACCGTTAGCGAGTTGGCTACGATGATGGATATCAGCGTTACTCAGGTTATCTCTACGCTGATGGGCGTAGGCATCATGGTATCTATCAACCAGCGCCTGGATGCAGAGACCATCAACATGGTAGCTGAGGAGTTCGGTTTCAAGACCGAATACGTGAGTGCCGAGGTTCAGGAGGCCGTGAGCGAGGAAGAAGATGATGAGAACGACTTGGTTCCACGTGCTCCAATCGTAACCGTCATGGGTCACGTAGACCATGGTAAGACCTCTTTGCTCGACTATATCCGTAATACCAATGTGATTGCCGGTGAGGCGGGGGGTATTACCCAGCATATCGGTGCCTATAGCGTGACCCTGAAAAGCGGTCGCAAGGTAACCTTCCTGGATACTCCAGGTCACGAGGCGTTTACCGCCATGCGTGCCCGTGGTGCCCAGGCTACCGATATCGCCATCATCATCATCGCAGCCGATGACTCAGTGATGCCTACTACCAAGGAGGCTATCGCTCATGCGCAGGCTGCCGGTGTGCCTATGGTATTCGCAATCAACAAGATTGATAAGCCAGGTGCTAACCCAGACCGTATCCGTGAGGACTTGGCTAACATGAACCTGCTCGTTGAGGAGTGGGGTGGTAAGTATCAGTGCCAGGAAATCAGTGCCAAGAAGGGTATCGGTGTTCACGATTTGCTCGACAAGGTGCTCCTCGAGGCTGACATGCTCGACTTGAAGGCTAACCCTAACCGTCGTGCTACAGGTACCATCATCGAGTCTTCTCTCGACAAGGGTCGTGGATATGTTTCTACCGTATTGGTTGCCAATGGTACCTTGAAGGTAGGCGACATCGTACTCGCCGGTACTTCTTGGGGTCGTGTCAAGGCGATGTTCAATGAGCGTAATGTCAACATCAAGTCAGCAGCTCCTGCTGAGCCAGCTATCATCCTCGGTTTGAATGGTGCGCCTACTGCAGGTGACCAGTTCCACGTAATCGAGACAGAGCAGGAGGCTCGCGAAATCGCCAACAAGCGTGAGCAGCTGCAGCGTGAGCAGGGCTTGCGTACTCAGAAGCGCTTGACCCTGGGTGATATCTCTCACCGTATCGCACGTGGTGAGTTCCATGAGTTGAACGTCATCGTGAAGGGTGATACCGATGGTTCTGTTGAGGCATTGAGCGACTCATTCATCAAGCTTTCTACCGAGAAGGTTCAGGTGAACGTGGTGAACAAGGCTGTGGGTCAGATTTCAGAGAACGACGTGATGCTGGCATCTGCTTCAGATGCAGTCATCGTTGGTTTCCAGGTTCGACCATCTGCCGATGCTCGTAAGGCTGCCGACCGTGAGGGTGTTGAAATCAACACATATTCTATCATCTATGATGCTATCGACGATATCAAGAGTGCGATGGTTGGTATGCTCGACAAGGTGAAGAAGGAAATCGTTACCGGTCAGGTTGAGGTTAAGCAGACCTTCAAGATTTCTAAGGTGGGTACTATTGCCGGTGGTCTCGTTACCGAGGGTAAGGTACACGCTAAGGATAAGGCTCGCGTCATCCGTGACGGTATCGTGATCCGTACTGCTGAAATCGGTGCCTTGAAGCGTTACAAGGACGATGTCAAGGAGGTGGTTACCGGTATGGAATGCGGTTTGAGCCTCGTCAACTACAACGATATTCAGGAGGGCGACGTTATCGAGACCTTCACTGAGATCGAGGTAGAGCAGAAGCTTTAA
- the nusA gene encoding transcription termination factor NusA, whose amino-acid sequence MAKKEQELTASMIDTFREFKETKNIDRTTLVSVLEESFRNVLAKIFGSDENFDVIVNPDKGDFEIYRNRIVVADGEVEDENKEITLSEARKIEPDYEVGEDVSETVDFNKFGRRAILTLRQTLASKILELEHDSLYNKYKDRVGQVISGEVYQVWKREVLIVDDENNELMLPKTEQIPGDTYRKGETVRAVILRVDNENNNPKIILSRTAPIFLQRLLEAEVPEIADGLIAIRRIARLPGERAKIAVETFDERIDPVGACVGVKGSRVHGIVRELCNENLDVINYSSNTKLFIQRALAPAKVSSINVDDENKKAEVYLQPEEVSLAIGRGGMNIKLASMLTEYTIDVFREVDENEADEDIYLDEFSDEIDQWVIDAIKGIGLDTAKQVLNAPRNLLIEKADLEEETVDHVLSVLRAEFEQ is encoded by the coding sequence ATGGCTAAAAAAGAGCAAGAATTGACAGCGAGTATGATTGATACATTCCGCGAGTTTAAAGAAACAAAGAATATCGACCGTACTACATTGGTAAGTGTATTGGAGGAGAGCTTCCGTAATGTACTTGCCAAGATTTTTGGTAGTGACGAAAACTTTGATGTCATCGTGAACCCTGACAAGGGTGACTTCGAAATTTATCGCAACCGTATAGTTGTTGCTGATGGCGAAGTTGAAGATGAAAATAAGGAAATTACACTTTCTGAGGCTCGTAAGATTGAGCCGGATTACGAGGTTGGTGAGGATGTAAGTGAGACGGTTGACTTCAATAAGTTTGGTCGTCGTGCCATCTTGACTCTTCGTCAGACTTTGGCTTCCAAAATTCTTGAGTTGGAGCATGATTCACTCTACAACAAATACAAGGATCGCGTAGGTCAGGTTATCTCTGGTGAGGTTTATCAGGTTTGGAAGCGCGAGGTTCTGATTGTAGATGATGAGAACAACGAGCTCATGTTGCCTAAGACTGAGCAGATTCCTGGTGATACTTACCGCAAGGGTGAGACTGTTCGTGCGGTCATCCTTCGTGTAGACAACGAGAACAATAATCCAAAGATTATCTTGAGCCGTACTGCTCCAATCTTCCTGCAGCGCCTGTTGGAGGCTGAGGTTCCTGAGATTGCAGACGGTCTGATTGCAATCCGCCGTATCGCCCGTCTTCCGGGAGAGCGTGCTAAGATTGCTGTTGAAACATTCGATGAGCGTATCGACCCGGTTGGCGCATGTGTAGGTGTTAAGGGTAGCCGCGTTCACGGTATCGTTCGCGAACTTTGCAACGAGAATCTCGATGTCATCAACTACTCAAGCAATACCAAACTCTTCATTCAGCGTGCGTTGGCTCCAGCCAAGGTTTCTTCAATCAATGTTGATGATGAGAACAAGAAAGCAGAGGTTTACTTGCAGCCTGAGGAAGTTAGTTTGGCTATCGGCCGTGGCGGTATGAACATCAAACTGGCTTCTATGCTTACAGAATATACCATCGACGTATTCCGTGAGGTAGACGAGAATGAGGCCGATGAGGATATCTACTTGGATGAGTTCTCTGATGAGATTGACCAGTGGGTTATCGATGCTATCAAGGGCATCGGTCTTGATACTGCCAAGCAGGTACTCAATGCACCTCGCAACTTGCTGATTGAGAAGGCCGACCTCGAAGAGGAGACCGTTGATCATGTACTCAGCGTGTTGCGCGCCGAATTCGAACAATAA
- the rimP gene encoding ribosome assembly cofactor RimP, with protein MIDKNVVKKLVEEWLQDKEYFLVSIEISPDDRIVVEIDHADGVWIEDCVALSKYIEDHLNRDEEDYELEVGSAGLGQPFKVPQQYINFIGKEVEVLDADGKKVKGILKAVEGNDFTVGVEEKVKVEGKKRPVKQEVDHVYQMDKVKYTKYIISFN; from the coding sequence ATGATTGATAAAAACGTCGTAAAAAAATTAGTTGAAGAATGGCTCCAAGATAAGGAATATTTCTTGGTAAGCATTGAAATCAGTCCCGACGATAGAATCGTTGTTGAGATTGACCATGCCGATGGAGTATGGATTGAGGATTGTGTTGCCTTGAGTAAGTATATTGAGGATCATTTGAACCGTGACGAGGAAGACTATGAGCTCGAAGTTGGCTCTGCAGGCTTGGGTCAACCGTTCAAAGTTCCGCAGCAGTATATCAATTTCATTGGCAAGGAGGTAGAGGTGCTTGATGCCGACGGCAAGAAGGTGAAGGGTATCTTGAAAGCTGTTGAAGGAAATGACTTCACAGTTGGCGTTGAAGAAAAGGTAAAGGTTGAAGGTAAAAAACGTCCGGTTAAGCAGGAGGTTGATCACGTTTACCAGATGGATAAAGTAAAATATACAAAATACATAATTAGTTTCAATTAA
- a CDS encoding S41 family peptidase encodes MKRILFSLLMVLLAVPTFAQVDKDHDFKAAKNMEIFNAIYKNLDLMYVDTLDAEVVVGNGINAMLRSLDPYTTYYPEQKMKELKNLLTGKYAGVGAVIRYNFQLQRVCISEPYENMPAAEVGLKKGDIILSIDDEDMTNKEVGYVSDHLRGDPGSSFMLKVKRPSTGKTMKVKVTRRTIQLPFLPYYGMLEGSIGYINFNSFTEQSAKEVRRAFIDLRKQGAKSLVFDLRNNGGGSVTEAVSIINMFLPKGKTVLEMKGKLQLSNHVYKTTVEPIDSVMPMVVLVNENSASASEIMSGSLQDYDRAVILGTRTYGKGLVQTTMDLPYNGQVKLTTAKYFIPSGRCVQALNYKHDKGGYVEHVPDSLTKVFYTAGGREVRDGGGVKPDVEVRPDSLPNIAFYLAGARDSNEVMLNYEVDYIAKHPAIASAKEFSLTDADYDEFKTRVLKANFQYDRETEKYLKDLEKLAKFEGYYDDAKAEFEALKKKLSHNVAKDLDYNKDYIKHLLENDIVSAYYFQRGAIQNSMRYDKQIKEAVKLLNSPSEYEKILHPVKK; translated from the coding sequence ATGAAAAGAATACTGTTCTCCTTGCTTATGGTGCTCCTGGCAGTTCCTACTTTTGCCCAGGTTGACAAAGATCATGACTTCAAAGCCGCAAAGAATATGGAAATATTCAATGCCATCTACAAGAATCTCGATTTGATGTATGTTGATACGCTCGATGCTGAAGTTGTGGTCGGAAATGGTATCAATGCCATGTTGCGTAGTCTCGACCCTTATACTACCTATTATCCTGAGCAGAAGATGAAGGAACTCAAGAACCTGCTCACCGGCAAGTATGCGGGTGTAGGTGCGGTGATACGCTACAATTTTCAGTTGCAGCGCGTCTGTATCAGCGAGCCTTACGAGAATATGCCTGCTGCAGAAGTGGGACTGAAGAAGGGTGACATCATCCTGAGTATTGATGATGAGGATATGACCAATAAGGAGGTGGGCTATGTCAGCGATCATCTTCGTGGTGACCCGGGTTCTTCTTTCATGTTGAAAGTTAAGCGTCCAAGTACAGGCAAGACGATGAAGGTGAAGGTAACACGCCGTACCATCCAGTTGCCGTTCTTGCCTTATTATGGCATGTTGGAGGGTAGCATCGGTTACATCAACTTCAATTCCTTTACCGAGCAGTCTGCCAAGGAAGTGCGTCGTGCTTTTATCGATTTGAGAAAGCAAGGAGCCAAGAGTCTTGTCTTCGATCTGCGTAATAATGGTGGTGGTTCTGTTACCGAAGCGGTCAGCATCATCAATATGTTCTTGCCAAAAGGTAAGACAGTCTTGGAGATGAAGGGAAAGTTGCAGCTTTCTAATCATGTTTATAAGACCACGGTTGAACCGATAGATTCCGTTATGCCGATGGTGGTATTGGTGAACGAGAATTCTGCCAGTGCCAGTGAAATCATGAGCGGCAGTCTGCAGGATTATGACCGTGCTGTAATATTAGGTACGCGCACGTATGGAAAGGGATTGGTGCAGACTACCATGGATTTGCCTTATAACGGACAGGTGAAACTTACTACTGCTAAATATTTCATTCCTAGCGGTCGATGCGTTCAGGCACTCAACTATAAGCACGATAAGGGTGGTTATGTGGAGCATGTTCCCGACTCTCTTACCAAGGTGTTCTATACCGCAGGTGGCAGAGAAGTGAGAGATGGAGGTGGTGTGAAGCCGGATGTAGAAGTAAGGCCTGATTCTTTGCCGAACATCGCCTTCTATCTGGCTGGTGCCCGCGACAGTAATGAGGTGATGCTTAATTATGAGGTTGATTATATCGCCAAGCATCCTGCTATTGCTTCTGCGAAGGAATTCTCGCTGACCGATGCCGACTATGATGAATTCAAGACACGCGTGTTGAAGGCTAACTTCCAGTACGACCGTGAAACAGAAAAGTATCTCAAGGACTTGGAAAAACTCGCTAAGTTTGAAGGCTACTACGATGATGCCAAGGCAGAGTTTGAGGCTTTGAAGAAAAAGCTGAGCCATAATGTGGCAAAGGATCTGGATTATAACAAGGATTACATCAAGCATCTGTTGGAAAATGACATCGTTTCAGCCTATTATTTCCAGCGCGGTGCCATCCAGAATTCCATGCGCTATGACAAGCAGATTAAGGAAGCAGTAAAATTGCTGAATTCTCCATCAGAATACGAAAAAATACTGCATCCTGTGAAGAAATAA
- the pnp gene encoding polyribonucleotide nucleotidyltransferase, which produces MNVITKSVQLPDGRTITIETGKVAKQADGAAVLRMGNTVLLATVCAAKDAVPGTDFMPLQVDYREQYSAAGRFPGGFTKREGKASDEEILTSRLVDRALRPLFPSNYHAEVYVQVMLLSADGVDQPDALAGFAASAAMACSDIPFEYYISEVRVARINGEYVVNPTFQQMEEADMDIMVGATKDNIMMVEGEMKEVSEQDLIGALKVAAEAIKPMCELQYELAREKGTDVKREYDHEINDEELREQIKSELYKPAYDINHQALEKHARQDAFDKVLADFLEKYDAAHTDLSEEDLEEKHAEATRYYDDVMRDAMRRCILDEGLRLDGRATTEIRPIWCEVSPLPMPHGSAIFQRGETMSLSTCTLGTKMDEKLIDGVLEKSYQRFLLHYNFPPFSTGEAKAQRGVGRREIGHGHLAWRGLKGQIPTDFPYTVRLVSQILESNGSSSMATVCAGTLALMDAGVPMKKPVSGIAMGLIKNPGEDKYAILSDILGDEDHLGDMDFKTTGTRDGLTATQMDIKCDGLSFEILEEALMQAKAGREHILNCMMETISEPRAEMKPQVPRIVAFDIPKEFIGAVIGPGGKIIQQMQEDTGATITIEETDGKGHVQVSAPNKDSIDAALAKIKAIVAVPEVGEVYEGTVRSIMPYGCFVEILPGKDGLLHISEIDWKRLETVEEAGIKEGDKIKVKLMEIDPKTGKYKLSHRVLMEKPEGYVERERRPRPERGERRGRRDDRHEGRGERPARQPRRYEHRNDEQAPKEFNDSLDHNNDVE; this is translated from the coding sequence ATGAACGTAATTACAAAAAGTGTTCAGTTGCCTGATGGAAGAACCATCACAATTGAGACCGGAAAAGTTGCAAAACAGGCTGATGGTGCTGCGGTTCTCCGCATGGGTAACACAGTGCTTCTCGCAACTGTTTGTGCAGCAAAGGATGCAGTTCCGGGTACAGATTTTATGCCTTTGCAAGTAGATTATCGTGAGCAGTACAGTGCTGCAGGTCGTTTCCCTGGTGGTTTCACCAAGCGCGAAGGCAAAGCCAGCGATGAGGAAATCCTTACCTCTCGTCTTGTGGACCGTGCTTTGCGTCCACTTTTCCCTTCTAACTACCATGCAGAAGTTTACGTACAGGTAATGTTGCTCTCAGCCGATGGTGTTGACCAGCCAGATGCCCTCGCAGGTTTCGCTGCTTCAGCTGCCATGGCTTGTTCAGATATTCCTTTCGAGTACTATATCTCTGAGGTTCGTGTAGCTCGTATCAATGGTGAGTATGTTGTTAACCCTACATTCCAGCAGATGGAAGAGGCAGACATGGATATCATGGTTGGTGCTACCAAGGACAATATCATGATGGTAGAAGGTGAGATGAAGGAAGTTTCTGAGCAGGATCTCATTGGTGCCCTCAAGGTGGCTGCCGAGGCTATCAAGCCTATGTGCGAACTCCAGTATGAGTTGGCTAGGGAGAAGGGTACTGACGTGAAGCGTGAGTATGACCACGAGATCAACGATGAGGAACTCCGTGAGCAGATCAAGTCTGAGCTTTACAAGCCAGCTTATGATATCAATCATCAGGCTTTGGAGAAGCATGCACGTCAGGATGCTTTCGATAAGGTTTTGGCTGATTTCCTCGAGAAGTATGACGCTGCTCATACCGATCTTTCTGAGGAAGACTTGGAGGAGAAGCACGCTGAGGCTACCCGCTACTATGATGACGTAATGCGCGATGCTATGCGCCGTTGCATCCTCGATGAGGGCTTGCGTCTTGATGGTCGTGCTACTACAGAAATCCGCCCTATTTGGTGCGAGGTTTCTCCACTCCCAATGCCTCACGGAAGCGCTATCTTCCAGCGTGGTGAGACTATGTCTCTCTCTACATGTACTCTTGGTACAAAGATGGATGAGAAGCTTATCGACGGTGTGCTCGAGAAGAGCTACCAGCGCTTCCTCCTTCACTATAACTTCCCTCCATTCTCAACAGGTGAGGCTAAGGCTCAGCGCGGTGTAGGCCGTCGTGAGATTGGTCACGGTCACTTGGCATGGCGTGGTTTGAAGGGTCAGATTCCTACAGACTTCCCTTACACAGTACGTTTGGTAAGCCAGATCTTGGAGTCTAACGGTTCTTCTTCTATGGCTACTGTCTGTGCCGGTACTCTCGCCCTGATGGATGCAGGTGTTCCTATGAAGAAGCCAGTTTCTGGTATCGCTATGGGTCTTATCAAGAACCCAGGTGAGGACAAGTACGCTATCCTCAGTGATATCCTCGGTGATGAGGACCACTTGGGTGATATGGACTTCAAGACCACTGGTACCCGCGATGGTTTGACTGCTACACAGATGGATATCAAGTGTGATGGTTTGAGCTTCGAGATTCTTGAGGAGGCTTTGATGCAGGCTAAGGCTGGTCGTGAGCACATCCTCAACTGCATGATGGAGACAATCTCTGAGCCACGTGCTGAGATGAAGCCACAGGTTCCACGTATCGTAGCATTCGATATCCCTAAGGAGTTCATCGGTGCTGTTATCGGCCCTGGTGGTAAGATTATCCAGCAGATGCAGGAGGATACTGGTGCGACAATCACTATCGAGGAGACTGATGGTAAGGGTCACGTCCAGGTATCTGCTCCTAACAAGGATTCTATCGATGCAGCTTTGGCTAAGATCAAGGCTATCGTAGCTGTTCCTGAGGTTGGTGAGGTTTACGAGGGTACTGTTCGCTCTATCATGCCTTACGGTTGCTTCGTAGAGATTCTCCCTGGTAAGGATGGTTTGCTCCACATCTCTGAGATTGATTGGAAGCGTCTTGAGACAGTTGAAGAGGCTGGCATCAAGGAAGGCGACAAGATCAAGGTGAAGTTGATGGAGATTGATCCTAAGACTGGCAAGTACAAGCTCTCTCATCGTGTATTGATGGAGAAGCCAGAGGGTTATGTAGAGCGTGAGCGTCGTCCACGTCCTGAGCGCGGTGAGCGTCGCGGTCGTCGTGATGATCGTCATGAAGGTCGTGGTGAGCGTCCAGCTCGTCAGCCACGTCGTTACGAGCATCGTAATGATGAGCAGGCTCCTAAGGAGTTCAACGACTCTTTGGATCACAACAATGATGTAGAATAA